One region of Quercus lobata isolate SW786 chromosome 2, ValleyOak3.0 Primary Assembly, whole genome shotgun sequence genomic DNA includes:
- the LOC115965776 gene encoding uncharacterized protein LOC115965776: MVDQGSGAEIMYPDLFKGLGLKLEDLDQYGALLIGFDGNTTIPKGMIRLPVQTRDKVVGINFIVVDAFSPYIAILAKLWLHAIGAVSSTLHVKVKCPTNEGVVELVGCQFVARQCMVVVVNHRVAEIGSSEVASTLQQP, translated from the coding sequence ATGGTTGATCAAGGTAGTGGGGCAGAGATTATGTACCCTGACTTATTTAAAGGTCTTGGACTTAAACTTGAGGATTTGGACCAGTATGGCGCTTTGTTGATCGGGTTTGATGGAAACACTACTATTCCGAAGGGGATGATCCGATTGCCTGTGCAGACTAGGGATAAGGTGGTGGGCATAAATTTCATAGTGGTGGATGCTTTTTCGCCATATATCGCCATCCTAGCCAAGCTATGGCTACATGCCATAGGGGCAGTCTCATCCACGTTGCATGTTAAAGTAAAATGTCCTACCAATGAGGGGGTGGTCGAGCTGGTAGGATGCCAATTTGTGGCTAGACAATGTATGGTAGTAGTGGTTAATCACCGTGTTGCTGAAATTGGCTCTTCAGAAGTGGCATCGACTTTGCAGCAACCATAG